The following are encoded in a window of Desulfovibrio oxyclinae DSM 11498 genomic DNA:
- a CDS encoding methyl viologen-reducing hydrogenase, with translation MVKIAEEWLNSCSGCEIAILNIGDVLVDLLPSLEFVHIPVLIDKKYYGQTGEGTELDIPEAVVGIVSGGVKNEEHLEVLKKMRERVQILIALGTCATDGGIPALANMYSNDEIRDFVYRDSPTTEAGPNPDVKGNHIPDMLESCSALDEHVKVDLKLPGCPPHPDWIAAAILSLLDEKNVLELPEKSVCDTCPTQRERKKSMGDIRRMLETPDYDPEKPISEMRCLLEQGFMCLGPVTKAGCSGMTGEAPRCISARVPCRGCYGPVRDDRIPLVDYVGALATVGYDPSRMPDRRGYLCRFNGGHGVLKKLG, from the coding sequence ATGGTCAAGATTGCAGAAGAGTGGCTGAACTCCTGTTCGGGCTGCGAAATCGCCATACTGAACATCGGCGACGTGCTTGTGGACCTGCTCCCCTCGCTGGAGTTCGTGCACATCCCCGTGCTGATCGACAAGAAATACTATGGCCAGACCGGTGAAGGCACGGAGCTGGACATCCCTGAAGCGGTTGTCGGCATCGTCTCCGGCGGCGTGAAGAACGAGGAGCACCTTGAAGTGCTCAAGAAGATGCGCGAACGCGTGCAGATTCTGATCGCCCTGGGCACCTGCGCCACCGACGGCGGTATCCCCGCGCTGGCCAACATGTATTCCAACGACGAAATCCGCGACTTCGTGTACCGCGACTCTCCGACCACGGAAGCCGGTCCGAACCCGGACGTCAAAGGAAACCATATCCCGGACATGCTCGAAAGCTGCTCCGCCCTCGACGAACACGTCAAGGTGGATTTGAAGCTGCCCGGTTGTCCCCCGCATCCCGACTGGATCGCCGCCGCCATTCTGTCCCTGCTGGACGAGAAGAACGTGCTGGAGCTTCCGGAAAAGTCGGTTTGCGACACCTGTCCGACCCAGAGGGAACGCAAGAAGAGCATGGGCGACATCCGGCGCATGCTTGAGACACCGGACTACGACCCGGAAAAGCCCATCAGCGAAATGCGCTGTCTGCTGGAGCAGGGCTTCATGTGCCTCGGCCCGGTCACCAAGGCCGGCTGTTCCGGCATGACCGGCGAGGCTCCGCGCTGCATCAGCGCGCGCGTGCCCTGCCGAGGCTGCTACGGTCCCGTCCGTGATGACCGCATTCCCCTCGTGGACTACGTCGGCGCACTGGCGACGGTGGGCTACGACCCGTCCCGCATGCCGGACCGTCGCGGCTATCTCTGCCGCTTCAACGGCGGGCACGGCGTCCTGAAAAAACTGGGTTAA
- a CDS encoding hydrogenase iron-sulfur subunit, producing MADFEPKIIGFLCNWCAYAGGDLAGVSRLKYPPNMKAVRVMCSGMVHPDLVVDALKGGADGVIVMGUHLGECHYLDGNHKALARAGATELLLEDLGVDPERFAIEWVSSAEAPRFAEVVTKFTEKIKELGPNPAKSKKAAA from the coding sequence ATGGCTGACTTCGAACCGAAAATCATCGGCTTCCTGTGCAACTGGTGCGCATACGCCGGTGGCGACCTGGCCGGTGTTTCCAGGTTGAAATATCCTCCGAACATGAAAGCCGTGCGGGTGATGTGCTCCGGCATGGTCCATCCGGACCTTGTGGTGGATGCCCTCAAAGGTGGCGCCGACGGCGTCATCGTCATGGGCTGACACCTCGGAGAATGTCATTACCTGGATGGTAATCATAAAGCATTGGCAAGGGCCGGAGCTACCGAACTGCTGTTGGAAGACCTCGGCGTCGATCCCGAAAGGTTCGCCATCGAATGGGTCTCCTCCGCGGAAGCTCCCCGGTTTGCGGAAGTGGTCACCAAGTTCACCGAGAAAATCAAGGAACTTGGGCCCAATCCCGCGAAAAGCAAAAAGGCTGCAGCCTAA
- a CDS encoding CoB--CoM heterodisulfide reductase iron-sulfur subunit A family protein has translation MSANKLGSVMVVGGGIAGIQTALDLADSGYYVHLIEKSAGIGGVMAQLDKTFPTNDCAMUIISPKLVECGRHLNIELHTLAEVQNVSGDEGNFTVTVKKSPRYVDMEKCIACGECAAKCPKKVDDEYQAGLSKRKAAYIPYGQSVPLKYALDGATCIMIQKGKCGACEKVCPTEAIKFDDKEEIVDLNVGSVILTPGFKAFDPSDLDYTYYKELPDVVTSLEYERLLSSSGPCHGHLTRPSDGKEPAKIAWLQCVGSRDINRCGNGFCSSVCCMYAIKQSVITAEHTTGDIDQTILYMDIRSHGKEFDKYYENAKTNGINFVQARPHTILPGPDGVGAIIQYADKSGNMVEDVYDLVVLSIGLEAPKDAKQLSETAGFELNKYGFVETNSFEPVSTSRPGIYSSGAFNAPMDIPQAVTDASSAAATAAKRLAEVRGTMTEEKVWPEERDISGEEPRIGVFVCSCGTNIAGTVDVKAVSEYAAALPGVQMVENNMFTCSTDTQELISQKIKENNLNRIVVAACTPRTHEPLFKETLKEAGLNEYLVEMANIRNQNSWVHQNEPEKATEKAKDQVRMAVAKAALLQPLSKMSVDVTQKALVVGGGMSGMTSALGIADMGYEVVLLEKSNMLGGNAWSLSQTWRGEEIRPEVEKMAAKVDNHENITVLKNAMLKTAVGSVGNFVSEVEVDGETKAIKYGVAVVATGGKEYKPNEYGYGQSDRVKTHLEFDKMLDSGDSAKADSVVFIQCVGSRNEERPYCSRVCCTHSVESAIRLKEQKPEMNVYVLNRDIRTYGLREDLYTKARKLGVIFIKYTLDGLPQVDASGDSVSVKVNDPMLGRDLDIRADYLVLATAIVPNETRELVELYKCATGDDGFLTEAHPKLRPVDLSVDGLFVAGLCHYPKPIDEAIGQAQAASSRAGVILARTEMPLDSIKSEVTEHCDGCALCVDTCPYNAISLEAFEDEKGKEHRRIATDKALCKGCGVCMATCPKGGVEVNGFTMAQLKAQVTSALAGL, from the coding sequence ATGTCTGCGAATAAACTTGGATCGGTCATGGTCGTCGGCGGCGGTATCGCCGGTATTCAGACGGCGCTTGATTTGGCCGACTCCGGTTATTACGTGCATTTGATCGAGAAGAGTGCCGGTATCGGCGGCGTCATGGCGCAGCTGGACAAGACCTTCCCGACCAACGACTGCGCGATGTGAATCATCTCGCCCAAGTTGGTTGAGTGCGGTCGGCACTTAAATATCGAGTTGCATACACTGGCAGAGGTTCAGAACGTTTCCGGCGATGAAGGCAACTTCACCGTGACGGTGAAGAAGTCCCCCCGATACGTGGATATGGAAAAATGTATCGCGTGCGGGGAATGTGCCGCGAAATGTCCCAAGAAAGTTGACGACGAATATCAGGCCGGTCTTTCCAAAAGGAAAGCCGCCTACATCCCTTACGGGCAGTCCGTGCCGCTGAAGTACGCTTTGGACGGCGCAACCTGCATCATGATCCAGAAAGGCAAGTGCGGCGCCTGTGAAAAGGTCTGCCCCACCGAGGCCATCAAGTTCGACGACAAGGAAGAAATCGTCGATCTGAACGTCGGTTCGGTCATTCTCACGCCCGGTTTCAAGGCGTTCGATCCGTCCGATCTGGATTACACCTACTACAAGGAACTCCCTGACGTAGTGACCTCGCTCGAATACGAGCGCCTGCTGTCTTCCTCCGGTCCCTGCCACGGCCACCTGACCCGCCCCTCGGACGGCAAGGAGCCCGCAAAGATCGCATGGCTGCAGTGCGTCGGTTCGCGCGACATCAATCGCTGCGGCAACGGATTCTGCTCCAGCGTGTGCTGCATGTACGCCATCAAGCAGTCTGTCATCACCGCCGAGCACACCACCGGCGACATCGACCAGACCATCCTGTACATGGACATCCGCAGCCACGGTAAGGAATTCGACAAGTACTACGAAAACGCCAAGACCAACGGGATCAACTTCGTGCAGGCACGCCCGCACACGATCCTGCCCGGTCCCGACGGTGTGGGTGCCATCATCCAGTATGCCGACAAGTCCGGCAACATGGTCGAGGACGTGTACGACCTCGTCGTGCTGTCCATCGGTCTGGAAGCGCCCAAGGACGCCAAACAGCTGTCCGAAACCGCCGGGTTCGAACTGAATAAGTACGGCTTCGTGGAAACGAACTCCTTCGAGCCGGTGTCCACCTCCAGGCCGGGAATCTACTCCTCGGGCGCGTTCAACGCTCCCATGGACATCCCGCAGGCGGTCACCGACGCTTCCTCCGCAGCGGCCACCGCTGCCAAGCGGCTGGCGGAAGTTCGCGGCACCATGACCGAGGAAAAGGTCTGGCCCGAAGAGCGCGACATCTCCGGTGAGGAGCCGCGCATCGGCGTGTTCGTCTGTTCCTGCGGTACCAACATCGCGGGCACCGTGGACGTCAAGGCCGTCTCGGAATATGCCGCGGCCCTGCCCGGCGTGCAGATGGTGGAGAACAACATGTTCACCTGTTCCACCGACACGCAGGAGCTGATCAGCCAGAAGATCAAGGAAAACAACCTGAACCGCATCGTGGTCGCTGCGTGTACGCCGCGCACCCACGAGCCGCTGTTCAAGGAAACGCTGAAGGAAGCGGGCCTCAACGAGTACCTCGTTGAAATGGCGAACATCCGCAACCAGAACAGCTGGGTCCACCAGAACGAGCCCGAAAAGGCCACCGAAAAGGCCAAGGATCAGGTCCGCATGGCTGTTGCCAAGGCCGCGCTGCTCCAGCCCCTGAGCAAGATGTCCGTGGACGTCACGCAGAAGGCGCTGGTGGTCGGCGGCGGCATGTCCGGCATGACTTCCGCCCTCGGCATCGCCGACATGGGCTACGAAGTGGTGCTGCTCGAAAAGAGCAACATGCTGGGCGGCAATGCCTGGTCGCTTTCCCAGACCTGGCGCGGCGAAGAGATTCGCCCCGAGGTGGAGAAGATGGCGGCCAAGGTGGACAACCACGAGAACATCACCGTGCTCAAAAACGCCATGCTCAAGACCGCCGTCGGTTCCGTCGGCAACTTCGTGAGCGAGGTGGAAGTGGATGGCGAAACCAAGGCCATCAAGTACGGCGTTGCCGTGGTCGCCACCGGCGGCAAGGAATACAAGCCGAACGAATACGGCTACGGACAGTCCGACCGGGTGAAGACGCATCTGGAATTCGACAAGATGCTCGATTCCGGCGACTCCGCCAAGGCCGACTCCGTGGTCTTCATCCAGTGCGTCGGTTCCCGCAACGAAGAGCGCCCCTACTGCAGCCGCGTATGCTGCACCCACTCCGTGGAGAGCGCCATCCGTCTGAAGGAACAGAAGCCCGAGATGAACGTCTACGTGCTCAACCGCGACATCCGCACCTACGGCCTGCGCGAGGACCTGTACACCAAGGCCCGCAAGCTCGGCGTGATCTTCATCAAGTACACGCTGGACGGCCTGCCGCAGGTGGACGCTTCCGGCGACTCGGTCTCCGTGAAGGTCAATGATCCCATGCTGGGTCGCGATCTGGACATCAGGGCCGATTACCTCGTTCTCGCCACGGCCATCGTGCCCAACGAGACGAGAGAACTGGTCGAGCTGTATAAATGCGCTACGGGCGATGACGGGTTCCTCACCGAGGCACACCCGAAACTCCGCCCCGTGGACCTGTCCGTTGACGGCCTGTTCGTCGCCGGTCTGTGCCACTATCCCAAGCCCATCGATGAAGCCATCGGTCAGGCCCAGGCGGCCAGCAGCCGCGCCGGAGTCATTCTGGCACGCACCGAGATGCCTCTCGACTCCATCAAGAGCGAGGTCACCGAGCATTGCGACGGCTGCGCCCTGTGCGTGGACACCTGCCCCTACAACGCCATCAGCCTTGAAGCATTCGAGGATGAGAAGGGCAAGGAACACCGCAGGATCGCCACCGACAAGGCTCTGTGCAAGGGATGCGGCGTGTGCATGGCCACCTGCCCGAAGGGCGGCGTGGAAGTGAACGGCTTCACCATGGCCCAGCTCAAGGCGCAGGTTACCTCCGCCTTGGCAGGACTCTAA